From Quercus lobata isolate SW786 chromosome 1, ValleyOak3.0 Primary Assembly, whole genome shotgun sequence, one genomic window encodes:
- the LOC115949974 gene encoding uncharacterized protein LOC115949974, with the protein MVLALTAKKKIGFVNGKVTKPDLDSPLYEDWESCNTMLLSWMINSMHVDVSSNIMYCETAREMWIELQNVFSQGNGPKIYNLQTEISQICQNQMSVTEFYTKFKRLWDQLLNYEPMPECSCEAMKTLSNSHNKAYVMRFLMGLNESFDIVQSQILMMDPFPSMSKVYSLILQEESHKNVGHGNSGSSQSNTMAMYANSKGNFLDSPNLFELGHFASNCLGVFLRWSPRRLPPGHNGRIHVEPMTNEIWVHPWGFIRVSCKNVHIGSEEFQQSRLLL; encoded by the coding sequence ATGGTACTTGCCCTCACTGCGAAGAAGAAGATTGGTTTTGTAAATGGAAAGGTTACAAAGCCAGATCTTGATTCACCTTTGTATGAAGATTGGGAGAGCTGCAACACTATGTTGCTTTCATGGATGATAAATTCTATGCATGTGGATGTCTCAAGCAATATCATGTACTGTGAAACAGCAAGGGAGATGTGGATTGAACTTCAGAATGTGTTCTCACAGGGAAATGGACCTAAGATCTACAATTTACAAACTGAGATTTCTCAAATTTGCCAAAATCAAATGTCAGTGACTGAGTTTTATACCAAATTCAAGCGATTATGGGATCAGTTGCTGAATTATGAACCAATGCCAGAGTGTTCTTGTGAAGCTATGAAGACTCTGAGTAATTCTCATAATAAGGCTTATGTGATGAGGTTTCTAATGGGGCTAAATGAGAGTTTTGACATTGTTCAAAGTCAAATTCTCATGATGGATCCTTTTCCCTCAATGAGCAAAGTCTATTCATTGATTTTACAAGAGGAATCTCACAAGAATGTTGGCCATGGAAATTCTGGTTCTTCTCAGTCTAATACAATGGCAATGTATGCCAATTCCAAAggaaacttccttgatagccccaaCCTGTTTGAGCTTGGCCACTTTGCTTCTAACTGCCTCGGCGTGTtccttcgatggtcgccgaggaggtTACCTCCTGGGCATAACGGCAGGATTCACGTTGAGccgatgacaaatgaaatttgggTCCACCcctggggcttcatacgggtttcatgcaaaaacgtccacattggctcggagGAATTCCAGCAATCTCGCCTTCTCTTGTAA
- the LOC115949982 gene encoding uncharacterized protein LOC115949982, whose translation MAGEPRKRNPNLYCHYHQDHGHTMDNCRNLWDHLEQLVREGKLKQLLHHSSGRASQAGSEVRGDASSRLPLGTINVIFVAPGRTGSCSARVLSVSRSLGEGHSQALKRAKKRVPLILGFSDEDTVGTIQPHEDALVVTLRICGYDVRRVMVD comes from the coding sequence atggcgggagagcctaggAAACGCAACCCGAACTTATACTGCCattatcatcaggatcatgggcacacgaTGGATaactgcaggaatttatgggaccacttGGAACAGTTGGTCCGTGAAGGGAAATTAAAacaactcttgcatcactccagtggaagggcgagccaagcaggttcAGAGGTGCGCGGGGACGCTTCATCAAGACTTCCCCTGGGTACGATTAACGTTATCTTTGTGGCCCCGGGGAGGACTGGGTCTTGCTCCGCTagagtgttgtcggtgtcccgatcccTGGGCGAGGGTCATTCCCAAGCattgaagagagccaagaagCGTGTCCCCCTGATTTTAGGCTTTTCAGATGAGGATACGGTTGGgaccatacagccccatgaggATGCTTTGGTGGTAACGTTGAGGATCTGTGGGTACGATGTCagaagagtgatggttgattAG